CGTCGTACGACCCGTCATACTCGCTATACACGCGGCACACGGCACACATCGGGGCAGAGCCGGTGGTGGAGTTGCTGAGCCACAAGCAGGGCGTCTTGTCGCTGGGCGGCGAGTCATTGAACTTCGCGAACCGGCGCAGCGTGACGAAACTGCACGTAACGTCGGCGGACATCGCACAACTATGCGACATGCGGGCGATGTGCTACGGCAGCAACTCGCAGAACACGGTGTACTGCGGGGGGACGAACCTGGCGAGTGGGCTGGTGGCGGTGGACCTGGTGAAGGGGCGGTTGAGCAACACGGTGCAGTACTCGTCGAAGGTGAAGCTGATGCAGTCGAGCAACCGACTGATGGCGGTTGCGCGGCAGAACGGGATGCTCGACCTGCTGGACCCAAACAGCAACACGGTGGTGAAGACGTTCTCGGGGCACTCGTGCATGGTCAGCTCGATGGATTTCCGCGACCACACGCTGGTGACGGCGGGGAAGTCGAAGCGATTCAACATGATGTACCCGGACCAGTTTGTGAACGTGTACGACCTGCGGATCATGAAGCAGCTGCCGCCGATCTCGTTTTCCAAGAACACGGAGTACATGGGGAACGGGGCATGTTACATGGTGGGCGCGGACTTCGTGCAACTCCATCCGATTCTCCCGACCGTAGTGGTGATCGGCTCTGTTACCGGCGCGTTTGACTTTGTTGACCTGTCCAACCCGACGGTCCGGACCCAGTACTGTCACCCGTGCCAGTCGGTgacgcagctgcagctctCGCCGAGCGGCGATTACATTGCATTTATCGAGCACGATAATAACATAAACATGTGGTCGAGGTCCAACGGCATGACTGGATTTACCAGCACTGCGACCACGATTCTGGAGTACCCGGACTACCCAGACGACGGCATTCTGGCTGGCGCGACCTCCATCGACGACTATAGCTATCCGCTGAGCAGCGTGGGGCTTCCGTATTACAATGAGAAGCTGTTATCCGCGTGGCACCAGACGGTATTCCGTAGCGATGGGACGATCCCAATGAAGGTACCACTGCCTCCCAAAAGCAGTGCTGCCAGCAGCTCGCACACGGCACTGAGCACATCCTCTGACTCACGACCGAATACCGCGCGCTCCGGAAATCCATCATCTGGCGGGCAGAAGTATCGATTGCTCCCGTACGACAGGCATAAGTACGGCCATAGGAATGTGGCGGTACCGTATAGATCGCTGCGGGAGCGAAAAAAGAAGCTTTTAATTACCGACGAGGATGGCAAGGACAAACAAGAATTAATGAATTACAAGCCTTCCAATGACAGAGAGGTCCCCCCTGCATTCACAAAGCTGCAGATGGTATACGGTCGTTTTGGCGTGCAGGATTTCGACTTCAAAGCATTCAATAAAACAAGGTACTCTGGGTTGGAAACTGACATTGACAATGTGTATACCAATGCAGTGCTGCAAATGTATCGCTTTGTTCCAGAGGTGTACAACTTCCTTGTTAGCTGCCTGAAGATGGAAAATTTCAGCGACAACTCTTTGCTCACCGAGTTGGGATCTCTTTATGATATGATGGTCCGAGCAAATGGGGAAATATGCCGTTCCAGTAACTTCCAAGAGGCACTCGCATCCATTCCTAAAAGTTATCTACTGGGCCTTATCACAGACTCGATCGACAATGCTCTGGAACCGAACACAACCGTCTCGGGAACCTCAATTTCCGACTCGGATGCATCGGGCAGTTCCATGACTGCGAAGTTGGAGAGTATGGTTCTCGGTGACGACAAAACAACTATTTCCTGCCACGACAACAACGATAATTCTCTGACTACCCCACAAAAGTTTAACACGTTTTTATTAAACAGGTTACTATTTGAAGAATTGCAAATGAAAATCAACACAACGCAGAGCATTGTGTTGGAGGAATTGCTTGGCATCGATGTGCAAGTCACAACCAGGTCCATTTCACCGTGTGCGAACTTTACCCGTCGCTCTGACATCATTCCGGTGTTGACTGTGACAAGTCCGATCAGCAACAACATCAAGTATGTCAACAAAAAATTGAATAACCAAACGATCCTTCCATATATTGAATCCTCTATGAGTCGGTTGAAGCATACGAAGGCAATGTGTGAGAAATGTTTCAAGTGCGAGACTGTAGAAAGCGAAAAAACTGTACGGAACCTCCCACCGTTACTATCTTTGAATATTTCGTTAACGTCCGACGAATGGGCGACAGCCAAGACAGTGAGGGGTTGGCTGACGAAGGAGTTCTATGCCACCATCTCCAAGGACAGGCCAATTTTGAAGCTACAACCTACAGACCTCAAAACTACCAACGCGATCTTTAAGTATGAGCTTAATGGCTACGTTGCACGTATATGTGACTATATTACCGAACCTCATCTAGTGGCCTATTCCAAGATTTTCGATCCTACTACAAGAACGTACAAGTGGTATATGTTCAATGACTTTCTAGTTCAGGAGGTCGATGAAGAGGAGGCCCTGAACATCTCTTATTGGTGGAAGACACCAGAGATTGCCATTTATTCCGATGCGGAGGAGCTGACAAAGCCGTTTGTTCCGGCCAGCTTTTACACTATTAATTATAGTATTCTTTACCGCGACCACTTCGCGAATGGTATGCGAGAAAGTATCAAAAAGGAATACCGATTATTAACTGCTGAAGAGGCTCCAAAACCTGGTTCGCTGGTTGCACTAGATGCTGAATTTGTGGCCCTGAGCGAAGAT
This is a stretch of genomic DNA from Eremothecium gossypii ATCC 10895 chromosome VI, complete sequence. It encodes these proteins:
- the PAN2 gene encoding poly(A)-specific ribonuclease (Syntenic homolog of Saccharomyces cerevisiae YGL094C (PAN2)); translation: MNQWQLSYQSPVELTEHLRKSYWAYDAKEKSATKMAFDQDVNLIWVGDTYGRVSSYDPSYSLYTRHTAHIGAEPVVELLSHKQGVLSLGGESLNFANRRSVTKLHVTSADIAQLCDMRAMCYGSNSQNTVYCGGTNLASGLVAVDLVKGRLSNTVQYSSKVKLMQSSNRLMAVARQNGMLDLLDPNSNTVVKTFSGHSCMVSSMDFRDHTLVTAGKSKRFNMMYPDQFVNVYDLRIMKQLPPISFSKNTEYMGNGACYMVGADFVQLHPILPTVVVIGSVTGAFDFVDLSNPTVRTQYCHPCQSVTQLQLSPSGDYIAFIEHDNNINMWSRSNGMTGFTSTATTILEYPDYPDDGILAGATSIDDYSYPLSSVGLPYYNEKLLSAWHQTVFRSDGTIPMKVPLPPKSSAASSSHTALSTSSDSRPNTARSGNPSSGGQKYRLLPYDRHKYGHRNVAVPYRSLRERKKKLLITDEDGKDKQELMNYKPSNDREVPPAFTKLQMVYGRFGVQDFDFKAFNKTRYSGLETDIDNVYTNAVLQMYRFVPEVYNFLVSCLKMENFSDNSLLTELGSLYDMMVRANGEICRSSNFQEALASIPKSYLLGLITDSIDNALEPNTTVSGTSISDSDASGSSMTAKLESMVLGDDKTTISCHDNNDNSLTTPQKFNTFLLNRLLFEELQMKINTTQSIVLEELLGIDVQVTTRSISPCANFTRRSDIIPVLTVTSPISNNIKYVNKKLNNQTILPYIESSMSRLKHTKAMCEKCFKCETVESEKTVRNLPPLLSLNISLTSDEWATAKTVRGWLTKEFYATISKDRPILKLQPTDLKTTNAIFKYELNGYVARICDYITEPHLVAYSKIFDPTTRTYKWYMFNDFLVQEVDEEEALNISYWWKTPEIAIYSDAEELTKPFVPASFYTINYSILYRDHFANGMRESIKKEYRLLTAEEAPKPGSLVALDAEFVALSEDQVEISCKGTKTLIKPAKTALARVSVLRGEGDLAGVPFIDDYIVNTKHIEDYLTKYSGIEPGDLDPDTSSKPLVTRRVVLRKIWLLLQLGCIFVGHGLYNDFRNINIHVPKEQTRDTALYYLQGRRYLSLRYLAYALLDKDIQKGNHDSIEDAYTALVLYRKYLDLREKGIFETVLNRIYEEGRASNYRVPGDLQ